The Kaistia defluvii genome has a segment encoding these proteins:
- the pnp gene encoding polyribonucleotide nucleotidyltransferase yields the protein MFDVQRVEIEWGGRQLVLETGKIARQADGAVLATYGETTVLATVVAAKQPKPGIDFFPLTVNYQEKTFAAGKIPGGFFKREGRPSEKETLTSRLIDRPIRPLFPNGFRCETQVVTTVLSHDLENDPDIVALVAASAALTISGVPFMGPVGAARVGLIDGEFVLNPLLDQHESSKLDLVVAGTQDAVLMVESEAQELSEETMLGAVMFGHRGFQPVIDAIIQLAEKAAKEPREFAPADLSAIETEMLGIAETELRAAYKNTVKQERYAAVDAVKAKVTAHFFPEGEEPRFDKEKIGAVFKELQAKIVRWNILDTGSRIDGRDLKTVRPIVSEVGVLPRTHGSAVFTRGETQALVVATLGTGDDEQFIDALEGTYKETFLLHYNFPPYSVGETGRMGSPGRREIGHGKLAWRAVRPVLPNHHEFPYTLRVVSEITESNGSSSMATVCGTSLSLMDAGVPLKRPVAGIAMGLILEGDRYAVLSDILGDEDHLGDMDFKVAGSEAGVTSLQMDIKIAGITEEIMKVALDQAKGGREHILNEMAKALTTARPSLGEHAPRIEVIQIPTDKIREVIGSGGKVIREIVEKTGAKIDISDDGTVKVASSDGKAITAALNWIRGIAAEPEVGAIYQGTVVKAVDFGAFVNFFGAKDGLVHISQLSNQRVAKTQDVVKEGDKVWVKLLGFDERGKVRLSMRVVDQTTGEEIKEKTEAAGE from the coding sequence TCGCCACCTATGGCGAGACGACCGTGCTGGCGACCGTTGTCGCCGCCAAGCAGCCGAAGCCGGGCATCGACTTCTTCCCGCTGACGGTCAACTACCAGGAAAAGACGTTCGCCGCGGGCAAGATCCCCGGTGGCTTCTTCAAGCGTGAAGGCCGTCCCTCCGAGAAGGAGACGCTGACCTCGCGCCTGATCGACCGTCCGATCCGCCCGCTGTTCCCCAACGGTTTCCGTTGCGAGACGCAGGTTGTCACGACCGTCCTCAGCCATGATCTCGAGAACGATCCCGATATCGTCGCGCTGGTTGCCGCCTCGGCAGCCCTGACGATCTCCGGCGTGCCCTTCATGGGCCCGGTCGGCGCTGCCCGCGTCGGTCTGATCGATGGCGAGTTCGTGCTGAATCCGCTGCTCGACCAGCATGAGAGCTCCAAGCTCGATCTCGTCGTCGCCGGCACCCAGGACGCCGTGCTGATGGTCGAGTCGGAAGCCCAGGAGCTTTCGGAAGAGACCATGCTCGGCGCCGTGATGTTCGGTCATCGTGGCTTCCAGCCGGTCATCGACGCGATCATCCAGCTGGCCGAGAAGGCCGCCAAGGAGCCGCGCGAGTTTGCTCCCGCCGATCTCTCGGCGATCGAGACGGAGATGCTCGGCATCGCCGAGACCGAGCTGCGCGCCGCCTACAAGAACACCGTCAAGCAGGAACGCTACGCCGCTGTCGACGCCGTCAAGGCGAAGGTCACGGCGCACTTCTTCCCCGAGGGAGAAGAGCCCCGCTTCGACAAGGAAAAGATCGGCGCCGTCTTCAAGGAACTCCAGGCGAAGATCGTTCGCTGGAACATCCTCGACACCGGCAGCCGCATCGATGGCCGCGATCTGAAGACGGTCCGTCCGATCGTCTCGGAAGTCGGCGTCCTGCCGCGCACGCACGGTTCGGCCGTGTTCACGCGTGGCGAGACCCAGGCCCTCGTGGTTGCCACGCTCGGCACCGGCGATGACGAGCAGTTCATCGACGCGCTGGAAGGCACCTACAAGGAAACCTTCCTGCTGCACTACAACTTCCCGCCCTACTCGGTCGGTGAGACGGGTCGCATGGGTTCGCCCGGCCGTCGCGAAATCGGTCACGGCAAGCTCGCCTGGCGCGCTGTCCGCCCGGTTCTGCCGAACCACCACGAGTTCCCCTACACGCTGCGCGTCGTTTCCGAGATCACGGAATCGAACGGCTCGTCGTCCATGGCAACCGTTTGCGGCACCTCGCTGTCCCTGATGGATGCCGGCGTGCCGCTGAAGCGTCCGGTGGCGGGTATCGCCATGGGCCTGATCCTCGAAGGCGACCGCTATGCGGTTCTCTCCGACATTCTCGGTGACGAGGATCATCTCGGCGACATGGACTTCAAGGTCGCCGGTTCGGAAGCGGGCGTCACCTCGCTCCAGATGGACATCAAGATCGCCGGTATCACCGAAGAGATCATGAAGGTCGCTCTGGACCAGGCCAAGGGCGGCCGCGAGCACATACTCAACGAGATGGCGAAGGCGCTGACCACCGCGCGTCCGTCGCTCGGCGAGCATGCCCCGCGCATCGAAGTGATCCAGATCCCCACCGACAAGATCCGTGAAGTGATCGGTTCGGGCGGCAAGGTCATCCGCGAGATCGTGGAAAAGACCGGCGCCAAGATCGACATCTCGGATGACGGCACCGTCAAGGTCGCCTCGTCGGACGGCAAGGCGATCACCGCCGCGCTGAACTGGATCCGCGGCATCGCTGCCGAGCCGGAAGTCGGTGCCATCTACCAGGGCACCGTCGTGAAGGCCGTCGATTTCGGCGCCTTCGTGAACTTCTTCGGCGCCAAGGACGGCCTGGTCCACATCTCGCAGCTGTCCAACCAGCGCGTGGCGAAGACCCAGGACGTCGTCAAGGAAGGCGACAAGGTCTGGGTCAAGCTGCTGGGCTTCGACGAGCGCGGCAAGGTCCGTCTCTCGATGCGCGTCGTCGACCAGACGACCGGCGAAGAGATCAAGGAAAAGACGGAAGCCGCCGGCGAGTAA
- a CDS encoding GrpB family protein, which yields MPPPIPVELEPHSPDWLDAAAREAQRLAEALGPQLVAVHHIGSTAIPGILAKPILDLIPEVRSLAGFDACQPVLLQLGYEWWGEYGMAGRRYATLTDGATEQRCIQLHVFETGSPHIERHLAFRDFLRAHPEKARAYEAVKLQSRDQHPENSHAYSDAKSAWIVATEAEAISFYRRG from the coding sequence ATGCCACCGCCGATACCCGTCGAGCTCGAGCCGCATTCGCCGGACTGGCTCGATGCCGCGGCCCGCGAAGCGCAACGCCTCGCCGAGGCGCTCGGCCCCCAGCTTGTCGCGGTTCACCACATCGGATCGACCGCGATCCCCGGCATCCTCGCCAAGCCCATCCTCGACCTGATCCCCGAAGTCCGCTCGCTCGCCGGGTTCGACGCCTGCCAGCCCGTCCTGCTGCAACTCGGCTATGAGTGGTGGGGCGAATACGGCATGGCGGGTCGCCGCTATGCAACGCTGACCGACGGCGCCACCGAGCAGCGCTGCATCCAGCTTCACGTCTTCGAGACCGGCTCGCCGCATATCGAGCGCCATCTGGCCTTTCGCGACTTCCTGCGCGCACATCCGGAGAAGGCGCGTGCCTACGAGGCTGTGAAGCTCCAGAGCCGGGACCAGCACCCCGAAAATTCGCACGCCTATTCCGACGCCAAATCGGCCTGGATCGTCGCAACCGAAGCGGAGGCCATTTCGTTCTACCGCCGCGGCTGA
- a CDS encoding phosphoenolpyruvate carboxykinase has translation MTENGIRNPAHGAEQFGLKWLAGLYWNYGAPALYEESLRRGEATVSVDGALVVETGVHTGRSPQDKFVVRDALTENAVWWDNNKPMSAAHFDTLHADMLAHASGRELFAQDLQGGADPAEAVAVRVFTEKAWHSLFIRNLLIRPDAATLKAFVPKLTILDLPSFRANPERHGSRTETVIACDFTRGIVLIGGTSYAGEMKKAVFTYLNFTLPPKGVMPMHCSANVGPDGDTAVFFGLSGTGKTTLSADPTRTLIGDDEHGWGPEGVFNFEGGCYAKTIKLSAEAEPEIFATTKRFGTVLENVGIDPVTRQIDFNDASKTENTRAAYPLDFIPNASATGRAGHPKTIVMLTADAFGVMPPIAKLTAAQAMYHFLSGYTAKVAGTEKGVTEPQATFSTCFGAPFMPRHPAEYGNLLRSLIAEHGVSCWLVNTGWTGGAYGTGRRMPIKATRTLLTAALNGSLDDGRFYTDRTFGFQVPTDVAGVEPHILHPRKTWADKPGYDAQAAKLVGMFLKNFEKFESHVDAEVVSAAPGMVA, from the coding sequence GTGACCGAGAACGGCATTCGCAATCCTGCCCATGGCGCCGAGCAGTTCGGCTTGAAGTGGCTGGCCGGTCTCTATTGGAACTACGGGGCGCCGGCTCTCTATGAGGAATCGCTGCGCCGCGGCGAAGCCACGGTGTCGGTCGACGGTGCGCTCGTCGTCGAGACGGGCGTTCATACCGGCCGCTCGCCGCAGGACAAGTTCGTCGTGCGCGACGCGCTGACCGAGAACGCGGTCTGGTGGGACAACAACAAGCCGATGTCGGCGGCGCATTTCGACACGCTGCATGCCGACATGCTCGCCCATGCTTCCGGCCGCGAATTGTTCGCGCAGGATCTGCAGGGCGGCGCCGACCCGGCCGAGGCCGTCGCGGTGCGCGTGTTCACGGAAAAAGCCTGGCACTCGCTGTTCATCCGCAACCTGCTCATCCGCCCGGATGCCGCGACGCTGAAAGCCTTCGTGCCGAAGCTCACCATCCTCGACCTGCCGAGCTTCAGGGCCAATCCGGAGCGGCATGGCAGCCGCACCGAGACGGTGATCGCCTGCGACTTCACCCGCGGCATCGTGCTGATCGGCGGCACGTCCTATGCCGGCGAGATGAAGAAGGCGGTCTTCACCTATCTGAACTTCACCCTGCCGCCCAAGGGCGTCATGCCGATGCACTGCTCGGCCAATGTCGGGCCGGACGGCGACACGGCGGTGTTCTTCGGCCTGTCGGGCACCGGCAAGACGACCCTCTCGGCCGATCCGACCCGCACGCTGATCGGCGACGACGAGCATGGCTGGGGACCGGAAGGCGTCTTCAACTTCGAGGGCGGCTGCTACGCCAAGACGATCAAGCTCTCGGCCGAGGCCGAGCCGGAGATCTTCGCCACCACCAAGCGCTTCGGCACGGTGCTGGAAAATGTCGGCATCGATCCGGTCACCCGCCAGATCGACTTCAACGACGCCTCGAAGACGGAGAATACCCGCGCCGCCTACCCGCTCGACTTCATCCCGAATGCGAGCGCGACGGGCCGGGCCGGGCATCCGAAGACGATCGTCATGCTGACCGCCGACGCCTTCGGCGTGATGCCGCCGATCGCCAAGCTCACCGCCGCGCAGGCGATGTACCACTTCCTGTCGGGCTACACCGCCAAGGTCGCCGGCACGGAAAAGGGCGTCACCGAACCGCAGGCGACCTTCTCGACCTGCTTCGGCGCGCCCTTCATGCCGCGTCATCCGGCCGAGTACGGCAATCTGCTGCGCAGCCTGATCGCCGAGCACGGCGTGTCGTGCTGGCTGGTCAATACCGGCTGGACCGGCGGCGCCTATGGCACCGGCCGCCGCATGCCGATCAAGGCCACCCGGACGCTGCTGACGGCCGCCCTGAATGGCTCGCTGGATGACGGACGCTTCTACACGGACCGCACCTTCGGCTTCCAGGTGCCGACGGATGTCGCCGGCGTCGAGCCGCATATCCTGCATCCGCGCAAGACCTGGGCCGACAAGCCCGGCTATGACGCGCAGGCGGCCAAGCTGGTCGGCATGTTCCTGAAGAACTTCGAGAAGTTCGAAAGCCATGTCGACGCGGAAGTGGTTTCCGCCGCACCGGGCATGGTGGCCTAG
- a CDS encoding HugZ family protein yields MLENAPFDPVATGRAVIRSTIAGSLATLDEAGNPFATLVTMATLPDGRPILSLSDLAVHTHNLKRDPRASLLLVAPGGEGGNPLAGARITLVGTFERSDDPHVAWRYALHQGKAASASALPGFHYYVMNVTGSHLVAGFGNIAQVPAEDLIQDLSDCEDLLAGEKMVVEHMNDDHADAIALYAIKLLNQPGGAWRITGCDPEGIDIATSKLRARLPFPTRATTVAEAGGYLKSFAKQARSLEQ; encoded by the coding sequence ATGCTCGAGAATGCTCCATTCGATCCGGTCGCAACCGGTCGCGCCGTCATCCGCAGCACCATCGCTGGCAGCCTCGCCACGCTTGATGAAGCCGGCAATCCGTTCGCGACGCTGGTCACCATGGCGACCCTGCCCGATGGCCGCCCGATTCTCAGCCTGTCCGACCTGGCCGTCCACACCCACAATCTGAAGCGCGACCCGCGCGCGTCGCTGCTGCTGGTCGCCCCCGGCGGCGAGGGCGGCAATCCGCTCGCCGGCGCCCGCATCACCCTGGTCGGAACGTTCGAGCGCAGCGACGATCCCCATGTCGCCTGGCGCTATGCGCTGCATCAGGGCAAGGCCGCCAGCGCCTCCGCCCTGCCCGGTTTCCACTATTACGTGATGAACGTCACCGGTTCGCATCTCGTGGCCGGCTTCGGCAATATTGCGCAAGTTCCGGCAGAAGATCTGATCCAGGATCTCTCGGACTGCGAAGATCTTCTGGCCGGCGAGAAGATGGTCGTTGAGCATATGAATGACGATCACGCCGACGCCATCGCGCTTTACGCCATCAAGCTTTTGAATCAGCCGGGCGGCGCCTGGCGGATTACCGGCTGCGATCCGGAGGGCATTGATATTGCTACCAGCAAGCTGCGCGCGCGCCTGCCTTTTCCCACCCGCGCGACCACGGTCGCCGAGGCGGGCGGCTACCTGAAATCCTTCGCAAAACAGGCGAGATCGCTGGAACAATAA
- a CDS encoding response regulator transcription factor: MPTIALVDDDRNILASVSIALESEGYRVQTYTDGASALDGFQQSLPDLAILDIKMPRMDGMELLRRLRQRTDLPVIFLTSKDDEIDELFGLKMGADDFIKKPFSQRLLVERVKAVLRRFQPREAVTATTKVPDAARNLDRGALSMDQERHTCTWNGQAVTLTVTEFLILYALAQRPGVVKSRNALMDAAYDDQVYVDDRTIDSHIKRLRKKFKVVDDDFDMIETLYGVGYRFKEA; the protein is encoded by the coding sequence ATGCCGACGATCGCTCTGGTCGACGACGATCGAAACATCCTCGCCTCCGTGTCGATTGCACTGGAATCCGAGGGGTATCGCGTTCAGACCTACACCGACGGCGCCTCTGCCCTCGATGGCTTCCAGCAATCGCTGCCGGATCTCGCCATTCTCGATATCAAGATGCCGCGCATGGACGGAATGGAGCTGCTTCGCCGCCTGCGCCAGCGCACCGACCTGCCCGTCATCTTCCTGACCTCCAAGGATGACGAGATCGACGAGCTGTTCGGCCTGAAGATGGGCGCCGACGACTTCATCAAGAAGCCGTTCTCGCAGCGCCTGCTGGTCGAACGCGTCAAGGCCGTGCTGCGTCGCTTCCAGCCCCGCGAAGCTGTGACCGCCACCACCAAGGTACCGGACGCCGCCCGCAATCTCGATCGCGGCGCGCTTTCCATGGACCAGGAGCGCCATACCTGCACCTGGAACGGCCAGGCCGTCACGCTTACCGTCACAGAATTCCTGATCCTCTATGCGCTTGCGCAGCGTCCCGGCGTCGTCAAGAGCCGCAACGCGCTGATGGACGCCGCCTATGACGATCAGGTCTATGTCGACGACCGCACCATCGACAGCCACATCAAGCGGCTTCGCAAGAAGTTCAAGGTCGTCGACGATGACTTCGACATGATCGAGACGCTCTACGGCGTTGGCTACCGCTTCAAGGAGGCCTGA
- a CDS encoding stimulus-sensing domain-containing protein produces MTISIEEPTVATRRRPWRFRVRMLRRVLGRMVRSIGPHAFSSLTRRIIILNLAALIVLVSGILYLNQFRAGLIDARLESLLTQGEIIAGAIAASATVETNNLTIDPDKLLELQAGESLVPGENSIEGLDFPINPERVAPVLRRLISPTRTRARIYDRDGSLVVDSRHLYSRGQILRFDLPPADEEPALFDRIWQWFNVHLQRDDLPIYQELGGSNGRGYPEVATALDGGPSSIVRITDRGELIVSVAVPIQRYRSVLGVLLLSTQGGDIDQIVHAERMAIVRVFLVSAGVVVLLSILLASTIAVPLRRLADAADRVRRGVTARPQIPDFSNRRDEIGHLSQALREMTGALFNRIEAIESFAADVSHELKNPLTSLRSAVETLPLAKTAASKKRLNDIIQHDVRRLDRLISDISDASRLDAELARQDAAPVDVAAVVEAVVSMARDTTPPEGPRVALEIAEAEETDAFIVLGHDSRLAQVFTNLIDNARSFCRPDGAVRVFVRRSGTSVDVVVEDDGPGIRAEQIERIFERFYTDRPEQEAFGQNSGLGLSISKQIVEAHRGRIWAENRPKGKLTKADRAEIVGARFTVRLPAADA; encoded by the coding sequence ATGACGATCAGCATCGAGGAGCCGACCGTAGCGACGCGCAGGCGACCGTGGCGCTTTCGCGTGCGCATGCTGCGCCGCGTCCTCGGCCGCATGGTGCGCTCGATCGGCCCGCATGCCTTTTCGAGCCTGACGCGCCGCATCATCATCCTCAACCTGGCGGCGCTGATCGTCCTCGTCTCCGGCATTCTCTATCTGAACCAGTTCCGCGCCGGCCTGATCGACGCGCGGTTGGAGAGCCTGCTGACGCAGGGCGAGATCATCGCCGGCGCGATCGCCGCCTCGGCGACGGTCGAGACCAACAATCTCACCATCGATCCCGACAAGCTGCTGGAACTGCAGGCGGGCGAAAGCCTGGTGCCGGGCGAGAATTCGATCGAGGGGCTGGATTTCCCGATCAATCCCGAGCGGGTCGCGCCGGTCCTGCGCCGGCTGATCTCGCCGACCCGCACCCGCGCCCGCATCTATGATCGCGACGGCAGCCTGGTCGTCGATTCCCGCCATCTCTATTCGCGCGGACAGATCCTGCGCTTCGACCTGCCCCCGGCCGATGAGGAGCCGGCGCTGTTCGACCGCATCTGGCAGTGGTTCAACGTCCATCTGCAGCGCGACGACCTGCCGATCTACCAGGAGCTTGGCGGTTCGAACGGCCGCGGCTATCCGGAGGTCGCGACGGCGCTGGATGGCGGGCCGTCCTCGATCGTCCGCATCACCGATCGCGGCGAGTTGATCGTCTCCGTCGCCGTGCCGATCCAGCGCTATCGCTCGGTGCTGGGCGTGTTGCTGCTCTCGACCCAGGGCGGCGACATCGACCAGATCGTCCATGCCGAGCGCATGGCGATCGTCCGCGTCTTCCTGGTCTCGGCCGGCGTGGTCGTGCTGCTTTCCATCCTGCTCGCCAGCACCATCGCCGTGCCGCTGCGCCGGCTCGCCGACGCAGCTGACCGCGTGCGCCGGGGCGTCACCGCCCGGCCGCAGATCCCCGACTTTTCCAACCGTCGCGACGAAATCGGCCACCTGTCGCAGGCACTTCGCGAGATGACCGGCGCGCTGTTCAACCGGATCGAGGCGATCGAGAGCTTTGCCGCCGACGTCAGCCATGAACTGAAGAACCCGCTCACCTCGCTGCGAAGCGCCGTCGAGACCCTGCCGCTCGCCAAGACGGCCGCTTCCAAGAAGCGCCTGAACGACATAATCCAGCACGACGTCCGCCGTCTCGACCGGCTGATCAGCGATATCTCGGACGCGTCGCGGCTGGATGCGGAGCTGGCCCGCCAGGATGCGGCGCCCGTCGACGTCGCCGCGGTGGTCGAGGCCGTCGTGTCGATGGCGCGCGACACCACCCCGCCGGAAGGGCCGCGCGTGGCGCTGGAGATCGCCGAGGCGGAGGAGACCGATGCCTTCATCGTGCTTGGCCATGACAGCCGGCTGGCGCAGGTGTTCACCAATCTGATCGATAACGCCCGTTCCTTCTGCCGCCCGGATGGCGCCGTGCGCGTGTTCGTCCGCCGCAGCGGCACCTCCGTCGACGTCGTCGTCGAGGATGACGGTCCGGGCATCCGCGCCGAGCAGATCGAGCGCATCTTCGAGCGCTTCTACACCGACCGGCCCGAGCAGGAGGCGTTTGGCCAGAATTCGGGTCTCGGCCTCTCGATCTCGAAGCAGATCGTCGAGGCGCATCGTGGCCGGATCTGGGCCGAGAACCGTCCCAAGGGCAAGTTGACCAAGGCGGACCGGGCCGAGATCGTCGGCGCGCGCTTCACCGTCCGCCTGCCCGCGGCCGACGCGTGA
- a CDS encoding HPr kinase/phosphorylase — MAGTVHASAVWVDGAGVLIRGPSGCGKSSLLLALLIADRPASRLVADDRVQLAVVAGQLQASVPDILAGLLEIRGQGLVTVPYLSPVSIDLVVDLEPIERCVRMPEEADRTALIEGVVVRRLALPQGQADGWIRVRAALAFRSAIV, encoded by the coding sequence ATGGCGGGCACGGTCCACGCCAGCGCCGTATGGGTCGATGGTGCAGGCGTGCTGATCCGCGGGCCTTCCGGGTGTGGAAAATCGTCGCTGCTTCTGGCGCTGCTGATCGCCGACCGGCCGGCGAGCCGTCTGGTGGCGGACGACCGTGTCCAGCTCGCCGTCGTGGCCGGGCAGCTGCAGGCGAGCGTACCCGACATTCTGGCCGGACTTTTGGAGATTCGGGGCCAGGGCCTTGTTACTGTGCCGTATTTGTCGCCGGTTTCGATCGATCTTGTTGTGGATCTTGAACCGATCGAGCGCTGCGTCCGTATGCCGGAAGAGGCCGACCGCACGGCGCTGATCGAGGGCGTTGTGGTGCGCCGGCTCGCCCTTCCGCAGGGGCAGGCGGATGGCTGGATCCGGGTTCGCGCCGCATTGGCGTTCCGTTCAGCGATTGTCTAG
- a CDS encoding PTS sugar transporter subunit IIA, producing MIGLVLVTHGQLATEFRAALEHVVGRQTQIETIAIGPEDDMEQRRQDILEAVLRVDDGNGVILLTDMFGGTPSNLAISVMEAGRVEVIAGVNLPMLIKLASVRIDKPLADAVIGAQEAGRKYINVASQVLAGH from the coding sequence ATGATCGGGCTCGTCCTTGTAACCCACGGCCAGCTCGCAACCGAGTTTCGGGCGGCTCTGGAGCACGTGGTTGGTCGCCAGACGCAGATCGAGACGATCGCGATCGGTCCGGAAGACGACATGGAGCAGCGGCGCCAGGACATCCTGGAAGCCGTGCTTCGGGTCGATGATGGCAACGGTGTCATCCTCCTGACCGATATGTTCGGCGGCACCCCCTCCAATCTGGCGATTTCGGTCATGGAAGCCGGCCGCGTCGAAGTGATCGCCGGCGTCAATCTGCCGATGCTGATCAAGCTCGCCAGCGTCCGCATCGACAAGCCGTTGGCCGACGCCGTCATCGGCGCCCAGGAGGCCGGCCGCAAATACATCAATGTGGCAAGCCAGGTTCTGGCAGGACATTGA
- a CDS encoding HPr family phosphocarrier protein: protein MTDTDTSELYRDLPIVNRKGLHARASAKFVQCADAFEASITVSKDQNTVGGTSIMGLMMLAAGIGSSIRVAAEGPDAEAALDAIAALVADRFGEEE from the coding sequence ATGACAGACACCGATACGTCCGAGCTCTATCGCGATCTGCCCATCGTCAACCGAAAGGGCCTGCACGCCCGGGCCTCGGCCAAGTTCGTGCAATGCGCCGACGCCTTCGAGGCTTCGATCACCGTGTCGAAGGACCAGAACACGGTCGGCGGCACCTCGATCATGGGCCTGATGATGCTGGCGGCCGGCATCGGCTCGTCGATCCGTGTCGCGGCCGAAGGCCCGGACGCCGAAGCCGCCCTCGACGCCATCGCAGCGCTGGTGGCCGACCGGTTCGGGGAAGAAGAATAG
- the ahcY gene encoding adenosylhomocysteinase, translating to MVAANDFAIKDIGLADWGRKELSIAETEMPGLMSVRAEFGPSQPLKGARIAGSLHMTIQTGVLIETLKALGADLRWASCNIYSTQDHAAAAIAASGVPVFAIKGESLEDYWEYTHRIFEWHDGGVPNMILDDGGDATVLVHLGLRAEGGDTAFLDKPENEEEEVLFAAIKKRLVSKPGWYGEIARSIKGVTEETTTGVHRLYEMQKKGTLLFPAINVNDSVTKSKFDNLYGCRESLVDGIRRGTDVMMSGKVAMVAGFGDVGKGSAASLRQAGCRVLVSEVDPICALQAAMEGYEVTTMDDAAKRADIFVTATGNVDVITIDHMRDMKDRAIVCNIGHFDSEIQISALRNLKWNNVKPQVDEIEFADGHRIILLSEGRLVNLGNATGHPSFVMSASFTNQTLAQIELWTKPGQYEKKVYTLPKHLDEKVAALHLEKIGVKLTKLSDKQSAYIGVAPAGPFKPDHYRY from the coding sequence ATGGTTGCCGCCAACGACTTCGCCATCAAGGATATCGGCCTCGCCGATTGGGGCCGCAAGGAACTCTCGATCGCCGAGACGGAAATGCCCGGCCTGATGAGCGTGCGCGCCGAATTCGGCCCGTCGCAGCCGCTGAAGGGCGCCCGCATCGCCGGCTCCCTGCACATGACCATCCAGACCGGCGTGCTGATCGAGACGCTGAAGGCGCTCGGCGCCGACCTGCGCTGGGCCTCGTGCAACATCTACTCGACCCAGGATCACGCCGCCGCGGCGATCGCCGCTTCCGGCGTCCCGGTTTTCGCCATCAAGGGCGAGAGCCTCGAGGATTATTGGGAATACACCCACCGCATCTTCGAATGGCATGACGGCGGCGTCCCGAACATGATCCTGGACGATGGCGGCGACGCCACGGTCCTGGTCCATCTCGGCCTGCGCGCCGAGGGTGGCGACACTGCCTTCCTCGACAAGCCCGAGAACGAGGAAGAGGAAGTCCTCTTCGCCGCGATCAAGAAGCGCCTGGTCTCGAAGCCCGGCTGGTATGGCGAGATCGCCCGCTCGATCAAGGGCGTCACCGAAGAAACGACCACGGGCGTCCACCGCCTGTACGAGATGCAGAAGAAGGGCACGCTGCTCTTCCCGGCCATCAACGTCAACGACTCGGTCACCAAGTCGAAGTTTGACAATCTCTATGGCTGCCGCGAGTCGCTGGTCGACGGCATCCGCCGCGGCACCGACGTCATGATGTCCGGCAAGGTGGCCATGGTCGCCGGCTTCGGCGATGTCGGCAAGGGTTCGGCCGCGTCGCTGCGCCAGGCCGGCTGCCGCGTGCTGGTGTCCGAAGTCGATCCGATCTGCGCCCTGCAGGCGGCGATGGAAGGCTATGAGGTCACGACGATGGACGACGCCGCCAAGCGCGCCGACATCTTCGTCACCGCGACCGGCAATGTCGACGTCATCACCATCGACCATATGCGGGACATGAAGGACCGCGCCATCGTCTGCAACATCGGCCACTTCGACAGCGAGATTCAGATTTCGGCGCTGCGCAATCTGAAGTGGAACAATGTGAAGCCGCAGGTCGACGAGATCGAGTTCGCCGACGGCCACCGCATCATCCTCCTGTCGGAAGGTCGCCTGGTCAATCTGGGCAATGCCACCGGCCATCCGAGCTTCGTGATGTCGGCATCCTTCACCAACCAGACGCTGGCGCAGATCGAACTCTGGACCAAGCCGGGCCAGTACGAGAAGAAGGTCTACACCCTGCCCAAGCACCTCGACGAGAAGGTCGCGGCGCTGCACCTGGAAAAGATCGGCGTCAAGCTGACCAAGCTCAGCGATAAGCAGTCGGCCTATATCGGCGTCGCGCCGGCCGGCCCGTTCAAGCCGGACCACTATCGTTACTGA